In a single window of the Diospyros lotus cultivar Yz01 chromosome 10, ASM1463336v1, whole genome shotgun sequence genome:
- the LOC127811383 gene encoding calmodulin-binding transcription activator 5-like isoform X3: MLRNFRKDGHSWKKKKDGKTVKEAHEHLKVGNEEKIHVYYAHGEDNSTFVRRCYWLLDKMLEHIVLVHYRETQELQGSPNTPASSNSSLAPSGLSASWLWSEETDSGADPVCYTAEKSQSIDDLGDSMTLKDHERRLHEINTLDWDELLEPNDLNKLSTPDGGKTSDFGQQNQYQANGLTSNGNIPSANKLSIEYTLVNHCFQRIEGQTNSDLQRKDPKVVMVGTDEFDNEFDISGKDGFHTQDSFGRWMNYIISDSPGSVDDPIMGSSIPSGHELSTSPGTDQLPSFPGQIFYITDVSPAWGFSNEETKILIAGFFSESHQHFAKSNLYCVCGDACSPVEIVQSVVFRCLISPHAPGLTNLYLSFDGQNPISQVLTFEYRSPLTHNWMISAEDKSTWEEFRVQMRLFHLIFSTSKTIDILSDKVSLNTLKEAKNFTRKTSHIVNGWAYMTKSIENSKISVQQAKDNMFELALKIRLYEWLLERAIEGSKTSEHDDQGQGVIHLCAMLDYTWAVCPFAWSGFSLDYRDKFGWTALHWAAYCGREKMVAALLSAGAKPNLVTDPNFQNPGGCTAADLAFQKGYDGLAAYLAEKALVDHFKDMKIAGNASGSLQTSAPNTVNLEYIDEEEIYLKDTLTAYRTAADAAARIQAAFREHSFKMRAKEVQSSNPENEARNIIAAMKIQHAFRNYGARKKMTAAAQIQHRFRTWKTRRQFLNMRRQAVKIQAVFRGFQVRRQYRKVCWSVGVVEKAILRWRLKRRGFRGLKIPNVEAVKEQDHGSVVDEDFFRASRKQAEERVERSIVRVQAMFRSKRAQHEYRRMKLACDQARLEYETLVSSDTDIK, from the exons TTGCAGGGTTCTCCCAACACTCCTGCGAGTTCAAACTCTAGTTTGGCCCCCTCTGGGCTATCTGCTTCTTGGCTTTGGTCAGAAGAAACTGATTCTGGGGCTGATCCTGTGTGTTATACAGCTGAGAAATCACAATCAATTGATG ATCTTGGAGACAGTATGACCCTAAAAGATCATGAAAGGAGACTTCATGAGATCAATACATTGGACTGGGATGAGCTTTTGGAGCCAAATGATCTCAACAAGTTGAGTACACCTGATGGAG GAAAAACTTCAGATTTCGGACAGCAGAACCAATATCAAGCAAATGGTCTCACAAGTAAT GGTAACATCCCATCAGCAAACAAATTATCCATAGAATATACGTTGGTCAATCATTGCTTTCAGAGGATAGAAGGTCAAACAAATTCAGATTTGCAGAGAAAGGATCCTAAGGTGGTCATGGTAGGCACTGATGAGTTTGACAATGAGTTTGACATTTCAGGCAAGGATGGTTTTCATACTCAAGACAGCTTTGGAAGGTGGATGAACTACATCATCAGTGATTCTCCAGGATCAGTTGATGATCCAATTATGGGATCTTCAATTCCAAGTGGTCACGAATTGTCTACTTCACCTGGAACGGATCAACTCCCATCATTTCCTGGACAAATATTCTATATAACAGATGTGTCTCCTGCTTGGggtttttcaaatgaagagacAAAG ATCCTCATCGCTGGATTTTTTTCCGAAAGCCATCAACATTTTGCAAAGTCAAATTTATATTGTGTTTGTGGAGATGCCTGCAGTCCAGTAGAGATCGTCCAATCTGTTGTATTCCGTTGTTTGATTTCACCACATGCTCCTGGATTAACAAATctgtatttaagttttgatgGCCAGAATCCCATCAGCCAAGTTTTGACCTTTGAGTATCGCTCTCCTTTGACTCACAACTGGATGATTTCTGCCGAAGACAAGTCAACTTGGGAAGAGTTTAGAGTTCAGATGAGGCTTTTTCACCTGATTTTTTCTACTTCCAAGACCATTGACATTTTATCAGACAAAGTATCACTGAATACCCTCAAAGAAGCCAAAAACTTCACTCGTAAAACCTCCCACATTGTAAATGGTTGGGCATATATGACTAAATCAATTGAGAATAGCAAAATCTCTGTTCAGCAAGCCAAGGACAACATGTTTGAGCTTGCTTTGAAGATCAGACTATATGAATGGCTGTTGGAAAGAGCAATTGAAGGTTCTAAAACTTCAGAGCATGATGATCAGGGTCAAGGAGTAATTCATTTGTGTGCTATGCTAGATTATACGTGGGCTGTTTGCCCATTTGCATGGTCTGGCTTTTCATTGGATTATCGGGACAAATTTGGATGGACGGCTCTTCATTGGGCTGCATACTGTGGAAG GGAGAAAATGGTTGCTGCTCTTCTATCTGCAGGGGCAAAGCCAAACTTGGTCACAGACCCAAATTTCCAGAACCCTGGTGGATGCACTGCTGCTGACCTTGCATTTCAGAAAGGCTATGATGGTTTAGCAGCTTATCTTGCAGAAAAGGCTTTGGTGGATCACTTCAAGGATATGAAAATAGCTGGAAATGCCAGTGGCTCATTGCAAACTAGTGCACCTAACACAGTAAACCTCGAGTACATCGATGAGGAGGAGATATATCTGAAGGATACGCTGACTGCATATCGGACGGCTGCCGATGCAGCAGCGCGTATACAGGCTGCATTCAGGGAACACTCGTTCAAAATGCGGGCAAAAGAAGTACAGTCCTCCAATCCGGAGAATGAAGCACGCAACATAATTGCAGCCATGAAGATTCAGCATGCCTTTCGCAACTACGGTGCACGAAAAAAGATGACAGCTGCTGCTCAAATTCAACATAGGTTCCGCACTTGGAAGACTCGCCGACAATTTCtcaacatgcgacgtcaagccGTCAAAATTCAG GCTGTTTTCCGAGGATTCCAAGTCCGGAGGCAGTATCGCAAGGTTTGTTGGTCAGTTGGAGTGGTTGAAAAAGCAATTCTACGCTGGCGTCTGAAGAGGAGAGGTTTCCGTGGGCTCAAGATTCCCAATGTTGAAGCTGTGAAAGAACAAGACCACGGAAGTGTTGTTGACGAGGATTTCTTCCGGGCCAGCAGGAAACAGGCTGAAGAACGTGTCGAGAGGTCTATTGTTCGAGTCCAAGCCATGTTTCGCTCAAAGAGAGCACAACATGAATATCGGAGGATGAAGTTGGCCTGTGATCAAGCTAGG CTGGAATATGAAACACTCGTCTCTTCTGATACTGATATCAAATAG